A genome region from Naumovozyma castellii chromosome 5, complete genome includes the following:
- the ERV29 gene encoding protein ERV29 (ancestral locus Anc_5.5), translated as MSFRGQSASLNGVPMNGGSSYNTYQMNNSANRSTQFSKPFFNQCKEHLDKWNDKLEELSHHPFINKIKPYIPSIARFCIVATFYEDSLRIFSQWSDQVNYLQEWQHYPYFFVILFLFIVSMTMSVGSTFLILRKHTNYATLALGAVVLFQGLVYGLFTSSSFILRNFSVIGGLIIAYSDSIVQNKVTFGMLPELSNPNDKIKGYLLLAGRILNVLMFVGFTFGKSWITIILTIICTVCFAIGFKTKLASVLLGLILAFYNITLNNYWWRNVSERDFLKYEFFQNLSIIGGLLLVTNTGAGDLSVDSKKKIY; from the coding sequence ATGTCATTTAGAGGTCAATCAGCATCCTTGAATGGTGTTCCAATGAATGGGGGATCATCGTATAACACATACCAAATGAACAACTCAGCAAATCGTTCCACTCAATTCTCTAAACCATTCTTCAATCAATGCAAAGAACATTTGGATAAATGGAATGATAAGCTTGAAGAATTGTCCCACCATCCTTTTATTAATAAGATAAAACCTTATATTCCAAGCATTGCCAGATTTTGTATTGTCGCTACCTTTTACGAAGATTCACTCAGAATTTTCTCCCAGTGGTCCGACCAAGTCAATTACCTTCAAGAATGGCAACATTAtccatatttctttgtcattttgtttttatttattgtatCCATGACCATGAGTGTTGGATCTACATTTTTGATACTAAGAAAGCACACTAATTATGCTACGTTAGCTTTAGGTGCAGTTGTTCTATTCCAAGGTTTAGTGTATGGGTTATTCAcctcttcctctttcaTCCTAAGAAATTTCAGTGTCATTGGTGGGTTAATAATTGCGTACAGTGATTCTATTGTTCAAAATAAGGTTACTTTCGGTATGTTGCCAGAATTATCTAATCCCAATGACAAAATTAAGGGCTATCTACTACTTGCCGGCAGGATATTGAATGTGCTAATGTTTGTCGGGTTCACCTTCGGGAAGTCCTGGATTACCATTATTCTAACTATTATCTGCACTGTATGTTTTGCCATTGGATTCAAGACGAAACTGGCTTCCGTCCTGTTAGGTCTCATTCTCGCCTTCTACAACATTACATTGAACAACTACTGGTGGAGGAATGTGTCCGAGAGAGACTTCCTCAAGTACGAATTCTTCCAGAACTTGAGCATTATCGGTGGATTACTGTTGGTGACCAATACGGGGGCCGGAGATCTCTCTGTAGACagcaagaagaagatctaCTGA
- the YOR1 gene encoding ATP-binding cassette transporter YOR1 (ancestral locus Anc_5.10) yields the protein MPPPKKANRSSVISSSSLSSSSGDRSITDNSKLDDMIAGETINISPQDPFKDTPELDVTSATSGTISKMVSDDISSMMDSSLLPTGEYKLDRNKPETYLNSDDIEKVTQSDIFPQKRLFSFLHSKKIPEVPSSDDERKEYPLFHANILSQLFIWWVIPIIKTGYKRTVQPNDLFKMDKRMSIETLHDAFQKNMDYYFKKAEQKYLKSHPNATNEELAKHMKLPKWTVLKAIVFTFKRQLFVATVFAILANCTSGFNPMITKRLIEFVEKKTFFHDMTVNAGIGYAIGACIMMFLNGVFFNHFFHLSQLTGVQAKSVLTKAALNKMFRASNYAKHQFPNGKVTSFVTTDLSRLEFAISFQPFLFGFPAVFAICIVLLIVNLGAISLVGIGVFFSAFFACLFIFKQILGLRVVANKFTDARVTLMREILNNMKMVKYYAWEDAYEKNIQDVRGKEINTVRKMLFIRNFVIAMATALPSVASLVTFLCMYKVNNMGRTPGNVFSSLSLFQVLSIQMFFLPIAISTGIDMVIGLGRLQSLLESPEDDPDLQLERLPAPDLNPNVALKMEDGAFEWENYELLDAQEKAEAEEKLKKEIEDYNQKWYHFKKKTMPNPEELAKESTNAIDKTAELKLKKDLMEDKDAIEKIPFNGFHDLNFEIKKGEFIIMVGPIGTGKTSLLNAFAGFMNKVSGRIQINGDLLLCGYPWIQNASVKDNIIFGSPYNKAKYDEVIRVCSLKSDLDILPAGDLTEIGERGITLSGGQKARINLARSVYKQKDIYLFDDVLSAVDSRVGKHIMDECFLGLLKDKTRILATHQLSLLERASRVIVLGNDGSFDIGTVEELKQRSSTLVNLLQFSSQTAEKEEDEENENQEEEMEKLEKQMTEISKVLSRKEAVDGHTTMKEERAVNSISLKIYKEYLKAGVGKWGIVVVPCYLILIMCTTFCSLFSSVWLSYWTEDKFKNRAPSFYMGLYSFFVFFSYILTTSQFTLLCCIGVLSSKWLNLRAVKRILHTPMSYLDTTPLGRILNRFTKDTDSLDNELTESVRMLLYQFANIVGVCIMCIIYLPWFAIAIPFLFVGFVLIADHYQSSGREIKRLEAIQRSFVYNNFNEVLGGMDTIKSYRSENRFIAKSDFLIDKMNEAGYLVVAVQRWVAIFLDVIAVCFALIITLLCVTRAFPISAASVGVLLTYVLQLPGLLNGVLRSLTQTENDMNSAERLVTYATELPLEADYRKPEVSPPEEWPTKGEIHFENVDFSYRPGLPTVLKNLSLDIKSGEKIGICGRTGAGKSTIMSALYRLNEISSGKMIIDDVDISTIGLYDLRRKLAIIPQDPVLFRGTIRKNLDPFNEHQDEHLWNALVRGGAIEQKELNEIKAQKPDEKGNHSEMYKFHLDQLVEEEGANFSLGERQLLALTRALVRQARILILDEATSSVDYETDGKIQARIVEEFGHCTILCIAHRLKTILTYDRILVLEKGEVAEFDTPKTLFAQEDSIFRSMCQRSGITEEDFI from the coding sequence ATGCCTCCTCCTAAGAAAGCAAACCGTAGCTCTGTCAtctcctcttcatcattgtcCTCATCTTCCGGGGACAGATCTATAACCGATAACTCAAAGTTGGATGACATGATCGCTGGTGAGACTATTAACATCTCTCCACAGGATCCATTCAAGGACACACCTGAATTGGACGTAACAAGCGCCACCTCAGGCACCATCTCCAAGATGGTATCAGATGATATCAGCTCCATGATGGATTCTTCATTGCTACCCACAGGTGAATATAAACTAGATAGAAATAAACCAGAAACCTACTTGAATAGCGATGACATTGAAAAAGTTACACAATCTGATATATTCCCTCAAAAACGTCTTTTTTCATTCCTTCATTCCAAGAAGATACCGGAAGTACCCTcttctgatgatgaaagaAAGGAATACCCTCTATTCCATGCAAATATACTCTCACAACTTTTCATTTGGTGGGTCATACCTATAATAAAGACCGGGTACAAGAGAACTGTTCAACCAAATGATCTGTTCAAAATGGATAAGAGAATGTCCATCGAAACATTGCATGATGCcttccaaaaaaatatggattattattttaagAAGGCTgaacaaaaatatttgaaatcaCATCCAAACGCTACTAATGAAGAACTAGCTAAACATATGAAATTACCCAAATGGACCGTGTTAAAAGCCATCGTCTTTACATTCAAGAGACAACTATTCGTCGCTACTGTATTCGCCATCCTGGCAAATTGTACATCAGGTTTCAACCCAATGATAACGAAAAGATTAATCGAATTCGTAGAAAAGAAGACTTTCTTTCATGATATGACAGTTAATGCTGGGATCGGGTATGCTATTGGGGCTTGTATAATGATGTTCTTAAATGGTGTCTTTTTCAATCATTTCTTCCACTTATCTCAATTAACAGGTGTCCAAGCCAAGTCTGTTCTAACTAAGGCAgcattaaataaaatgttCAGAGCTTCCAATTATGCCAAGCATCAATTCCCCAATGGGAAAGTTACATCTTTTGTCACTACAGATCTTTCCAGACTAGAATTCGCCATCTCATTCCAACCTTTCCTTTTCGGATTCCCCGCAGTGTTTGCCATTTGTATCGTACTATTAATTGTCAATTTGGGTGCCATCTCACTGGTAGGGATCGGTGTCTTCTTCTCTGCATTCTTTGCCTGTCTATTCATctttaaacaaattttgGGATTAAGAGTCGTGGCAAATAAATTTACTGATGCAAGAGTTACATTGATGAGAGAAATCCTGAATAATATGAAAATGGTTAAATATTACGCTTGGGAAGACGCCTAtgagaaaaatattcaagatGTGAGAggtaaagaaattaatacAGTGAGGAAAATGCTTTTCATTAGAAATTTCGTCATCGCTATGGCTACCGCTCTACCATCCGTCGCATCATTGGTAACTTTCCTTTGTATGTATAAGGTTAATAACATGGGCAGAACTCCAGGTAATGTCTTCTCctcattatcattgtttCAAGTGTTAAGTATTCAAATGTTCTTCTTACCTATCGCAATTAGTACTGGTATTGATATGGTTATTGGGTTGGGAAGATTACAAAGTTTATTAGAATCTCCCGAAGATGATCCTGATttacaattggaaagattacCAGCACCAGATTTGAACCCTAATGTGGCCTTAAAGATGGAAGATGGGGCTTTTGAATGGGAAAAttatgaattattagatgcTCAAGAAAAGGCTGAagctgaagaaaaattaaagaaagaaattgaagattatAATCAAAAATGGTATcattttaaaaagaaaacaatgCCCAATCCAGAAGAATTGGCAAAGGAATCTACAAATGCCATCGATAAGACTGCTGaattgaagttgaagaaggatTTAATGGAAGATAAAGATgccattgaaaagattcCCTTCAACGGGTTCCATGATTTAAATTTCGAAATTAAGAAGGGtgaatttatcatcatgGTGGGCCCCATTGGTACTGGTAAGACATCTCTATTGAATGCATTTGCCGGGTTTATGAATAAAGTCAGTGgaagaattcaaatcaatggtgatttattattatgtgGTTATCCATGGATTCAAAACGCTTCTGTGAAAGATAACATCATTTTCGGATCTCCCTATAATAAGGCTaaatatgatgaagttATCAGAGTTTGTTCTTTGAAATCAGATTTGGATATCCTACCAGCAGGTGATTTGACAGAAATTGGTGAACGTGGTATTACTTTATCAGGTGGTCAAAAGGCACGTATTAATTTGGCAAGAAGTGTTTATAAACAAAAGGATATTTACTTGTTTGATGATGTTCTTAGTGCTGTTGATTCTCGTGTGGGTAAACATATTATGGATGAATGTTTCCTTGGATTACTAAAGGATAAGACAAGAATCCTTGCCACACATCAATTGTCATTATTAGAGAGAGCTTCTCGTGTTATAGTTTTAGGTAATGATGGTTCATTTGATATTGGTACTgtggaagaattgaaacaacGTAGTTCCACTTTGGTAAATTTATTACAGTTTTCTAGCCAGACTGCTGAAaaggaggaagatgaagaaaatgaaaatcaagaggaagaaatggaaaaattggaaaagcAAATGACCGAAATATCAAAAGTATTAAGCAGGAAGGAAGCTGTTGATGGACATACTACCATGAAGGAAGAAAGAGCCGTTAATAGTATCAGTCtgaaaatttacaaagaatatttaaaagCTGGTGTTGGTAAATGGGGAATCGTGGTTGTTCCATGTTACCTCATATTGATCATGTGTACCACGTTTTGTTCTTTATTCTCCTCCGTTTGGTTATCCTATTGGACAGAAgacaaatttaaaaatagaGCCCCCAGTTTCTATATGGGGTTATATTCCTTCTTTGTGTTTTTCAGTTACATCTTAACCACAAGTCAATTTACTTTACTGTGTTGTATTGGTGTCCTATCCTCAAAATGGTTAAATTTAAGAGCTGTTAAGAGAATTCTTCATACTCCAATGTCATATTTGGATACCACACCTTTAGGTCGTATCTTAAACAGATTTACCAAGGATACTGATAGTTTAGATAACGAATTGACTGAAAGTGTTCGTATGCTGCTTTATCAATTTGCTAATATTGTTGGTGTTTGCATCATGTGTATTATTTATCTACCATGGTTCGCCATCGCCATCCCATTCCTTTTCGTTGGTTTCGTTCTAATTGCTGATCATTATCAAAGTTCTGGTagagaaattaaaagattaGAAGCTATTCAACGTTCGTTCGTTTacaataatttcaatgaagTTCTTGGTGGTATGGATACCATCAAATCATATAGAAGTGAAAACAGGTTTATTGCTAAATCAGACTTCTTAATCGATAAAATGAATGAAGCCGGTTATCTTGTTGTCGCTGTTCAAAGATGGGTTGCCATTTTCTTGGATGTGATTGCCGTTTGCTTTGCTTTAATTATTACCTTATTATGTGTCACAAGAGCATTCCCAATTTCAGCTGCATCAGTCGGTGTTCTATTGACTTATGTTTTACAATTACCAGGTTTATTAAATGGTGTTTTAAGATCATTAACTCAAACTGAAAATGACATGAATAGTGCCGAAAGATTGGTTACTTATGCTACAGAATTACCATTGGAAGCAGATTACAGAAAACCAGAAGTATCACCACCAGAAGAATGGCCAACCAAGGGTgaaattcattttgaaaacgTGGATTTCTCTTATAGACCTGGGTTGCCAACtgttttgaaaaacttATCGTTGGATATTAAAAGTGGTGAAAAGATTGGTATTTGTGGTCGTACAGGTGCGGGTAAATCAACTATTATGAGTGCCTTATACagattgaatgaaatttcaagtGGTAAGATGATCATCGATGATGTCGATATTAGTACTATCGGGTTATATGATCTTCGTCGTAAATTAGCAATTATTCCTCAAGATCCTGTTTTGTTTAGAGGTACTATTAGGAAGAATTTAGATCCATTTAACGAACATCAAGATGAACATTTATGGAATGCTTTGGTGAGAGGTGGTGCTATTGAACAAAAGGAGCtgaatgaaattaaagCTCAAAAGCCAGATGAGAAGGGGAACCACAGTGAGATGTATAAATTCCATTTAGATCAATTggtggaagaagaaggtgcGAACTTTTCCTTAGGTGAAAGGCAACTGTTAGCTTTAACTAGAGCTTTGGTTCGTCAAGCAAGGATTTTGATTTTAGACGAAGCGACTTCTTCTGTTGATTATGAAACTGATGGTAAGATTCAAGCTCGtattgttgaagaatttggtCATTGTACAATTCTTTGTATTGCTCATAGATTGAAGACGATTTTAACTTATGATCGTATATTGGTATTGGAGAAGGGTGAAGTAGCCGAATTTGATACGCCAAAGACATTATTTGCTCAAGAAGATAGTATATTTAGAAGCATGTGTCAAAGATCAGGTATAACAGAAGAAGACTTTATATAA
- the ZUO1 gene encoding zuotin (ancestral locus Anc_5.4), producing MISLPPLTSDITVSVNSSAKLTEAIRRPIEPVGKHFMHHAQRTLRNHTWSEFEKLEAEKNVKTVDDSNVDPDELLFDQELADETLLSHDPRDWKTADLYAAMGLSQVRFKATENQIIKAHRKQVVKYHPDKQSAAGVGLEQDGFFKIIQKAFETLTDSNKRAQYDSCDFVADVAPPKKGTKYDFFEAWAPVFASEARFSKKTPVPELGDLTTEKKDVEAFYSFWHRFDSWRTFEFLDEDVPDDSSNRDHKRYIERKNKAARDKKKTADNARLVKLVERAMNEDPRIKLFKEEEKKEKERKKWEREAGARAEAEAKAKAEAEAKAKAEADAVANASAKADKKKAKEAAKAAKKKNKRAIRNAPKEADYFGDADKAAAIDEQVGLIVDSLDDDQLVTVADKIKAGQAKEGLQEIAVVLKDAGKLPASLLPYFI from the coding sequence ATGATCTCCTTACCACCTCTAACCTCTGACATTACTGTCTCAGTCAACTCCTCTGCCAAATTGACCGAAGCCATTCGTCGTCCAATTGAACCAGTTGGCAAGCATTTCATGCACCATGCTCAAAGAACTTTAAGAAACCACACCTGGtctgaatttgaaaagcTTGAAGCTGAAAAGAACGTCAAGACCGTTGACGATTCTAACGTTGACCCAGATGAATTATTGTTTGACCAAGAATTAGCAGATGAAACTTTACTATCTCACGATCCAAGAGACTGGAAAACCGCTGATTTATATGCCGCCATGGGTCTATCTCAAGTGAGATTCAAGGCCACTGAgaatcaaatcattaagGCTCATAGAAAGCAAGTCGTCAAGTACCATCCAGATAAGCAATCTGCTGCTGGTGTTGGTTTGGAACAAGATGGGTTCTTTAAGATTATCCAAAAGGcttttgaaactttaaCTGATTCCAACAAGAGAGCTCAATATGATTCTTGTGATTTCGTTGCTGATGTTGCCCCACCAAAGAAGGGTACCAAATACGATTTCTTTGAAGCTTGGGCTCCAGTGTTCGCCTCTGAAGCTCGTTTCTCTAAGAAGACTCCTGTTCCAGAATTGGGTGATTTGACCACTGAAAAGAAGGACGTGGAAGcattttattctttctgGCATAGATTTGACTCTTGGAGAACTTTTGAATTCttggatgaagatgttCCAGATGATTCTTCCAACAGAGACCACAAGCGTTAcattgaaagaaagaacaaAGCTGCTAGagataagaagaagactGCTGATAACGCTAGATTGGTTAAATTAGTGGAAAGAGCCATGAATGAAGATCCACGTATTAAGTTGTTCaaggaggaagaaaagaaggaaaaggaaagaaagaaatggGAAAGAGAGGCCGGTGCTAGAGCTGAAGCTGAAGCTAAGGCAAAGGCCGAAGCTGAAGCAAAGGCTAAGGCCGAAGCTGATGCTGTTGCAAATGCTTCTGCTAAGGCTGACAAGAAGAAGGCTAAGGAAGCTGCTAAAGCtgccaagaagaagaataagagAGCCATTCGTAATGCTCCAAAGGAAGCTGACTATTTCGGTGATGCTGACAAGGCTGCCGCCATCGATGAACAAGTTGGTTTAATTGTTGACTCCTTGGATGATGACCAATTGGTCACTGTTGCCGACAAGATTAAGGCTGGTCAAGCCAAGGAAGGTTTGCAAGAAATTGCTGTTGTCTTGAAGGATGCCGGTAAGTTGCCAGCTTCTTTGTTGCCTTACTTCATTTAA
- the BGL2 gene encoding glucan 1,3-beta-glucosidase (ancestral locus Anc_5.8), whose protein sequence is MRFSTFATTAATLLLTASQVSAIGDLAFNLGVKNNDGTCKSTSDYESDLSKLKPYTSTVKVYAASDCNTLQNLGPAAENQGFSVFVGVWPNDDAHFNAETAALQAYLPNIKESTVAGFLVGSEALYRDDMTASQLADKINSVRDLVANIKDSEGNSYSGKQVGTVDSWNVLVAGYNAPAIQASDFVMANAFSYWQGQTMANSSYSFFDDIMQALQTIQSTKGSTDITFWVGETGWPSDGSNFEASYPSVDNARQFWKEGICAMRAWGVNVIVFEAFDEDWKPDTSGINDVEKHWGVFTSGDSLKYSLSCDFSSN, encoded by the coding sequence ATGCGTTTCTCTACATTCGCTACTACTGCTGCTACTTTGCTATTAACAGCTTCTCAAGTCTCCGCCATCGGTGATTTGGCCTTCAACCTAGGTGTGAAGAACAATGACGGTACTTGTAAGTCTACTTCTGATTACGAAAGCGACTTGAGTAAGTTGAAGCCTTACACTTCCACCGTCAAGGTCTACGCTGCTTCTGACTGTAACACTTTGCAAAACTTAGGTCCCGCTGCTGAAAACCAAGGTTTCTCCGTCTTTGTTGGTGTTTGGCCAAATGATGACGCTCATTTCAACGCTGAAACTGCCGCTTTGCAAGCTTACTTGCCAAACATTAAGGAATCCACCGTTGCTGGTTTCTTAGTTGGTTCCGAAGCCTTGTACCGTGACGATATGACCGCCTCTCAATTAGCTGATAAGATTAACAGTGTCCGTGATTTGGTCGCTAACATTAAGGATTCTGAAGGTAACTCTTACTCTGGTAAGCAAGTCGGTACCGTTGATTCATGGAATGTCTTGGTTGCTGGTTACAACGCTCCAGCTATCCAAGCTTCCGACTTCGTCATGGCTAACGCTTTCTCTTACTGGCAAGGTCAAACCATGGCTAACTCATCTTACTCTTTCTTCGATGATATCATGCAAGCTTTACAAACTATTCAATCCACTAAGGGTTCTACTGATATCACTTTCTGGGTTGGTGAAACTGGTTGGCCAAGTGACGGTAGTAACTTCGAAGCTAGTTACCCATCCGTCGACAACGCTAGACAATTCTGGAAGGAAGGTATTTGTGCTATGAGAGCTTGGGGTGTTAACGTTATTGTCTTTGAAGCCTTTGATGAAGACTGGAAGCCAGATACCTCCGGTATCAATGATGTTGAAAAGCACTGGGGTGTCTTCACTTCTGGTGACAgtttgaaatattctttgaGTTGTGACTTCTCTTCTAACTAA